In Montipora foliosa isolate CH-2021 chromosome 13, ASM3666993v2, whole genome shotgun sequence, one DNA window encodes the following:
- the LOC137983118 gene encoding uncharacterized protein, whose protein sequence is MKKDTMRTLKVRKLRRIIDAIFTVFSVFGLLIIYLQLKKKYLSVANKSDLKTAEDFQTSSPGLHYADDNVVNGKLAVQVWRDICGGKLSDLVNSPFFPRFSEESYFISETRAKLDQNNFGQRIIGYLKPEETGYYKFVLYSDDGSEFWIGTNGSLGSLRLAASVASRDRIGSASIGEIRFESQISEDFLLEKGNRYPLEIIHIQGLEADFVELHWIRPGKHYLELITSEYISHSTNFRQTSKFNEAKNEASQPVAFKTTNFYLVAFLTEGIVKRTLPVCDNVLPISTGLKTAHTIPDVEEVTVVTNAEDANWRESKEAKKIVDLFMEGLERIFPKKYTITRLFNLARFQRIDANDSGLYILELELAGDGLDYTERVIEYVYLKNDKDEKAPGEVSQLCYPKVLGWSKEAFLHLIVAVNHEGQRLHRFLEKLQRIFEENLEVDFRLVVVHSGKSGIDIESILKESLLQNYIVYELEGEFSWARAINHGIKSIQDPTHVVLTAEVHMDLPASIFEDCRKHSIAGEMIYAPVLYALDCGAYPDNPKGSWDSHGYQMIGMYKWDWDRIGGLNERTTNQQAAWDLVSRRCSLGLRLARVKGRNLFRLFYSESRDSNGPSKV, encoded by the exons ATGAAGAAGGATACAATGCGAACTTTAAAAGTTAGGAAATTGAGGCGAATCATTGACGCTATTTTCACTGTCTTCTCCGTTTTCGGATTGTTAATCATCTACCTTCAGctgaaaaaaaagtatttgaGCGTAGCTAATAAAAGCGATTTGAAGACAGCGGAGGATTTCCAAACAAGCTCACCTGGGCTTCATTATGCCGATGATAACGTTGTGAATGGCAAATTAGCCGTGCAAGTTTGGCGTGATATTTGTGGCGGTAAGTTATCAGACTTAGTAAACTCGCCGTTCTTTCCGCGATTTTCAGAAGAATCCTATTTTATTTCCGAAACAAGAGCGAAACTTGATCAAAACAACTTCGGCCAACGCATAATAGGCTATTTAAAGCCTGAGGAAACAGGTTACTACAAGTTTGTCCTGTATTCTGACGATGGTTCGGAGTTTTGGATCGGCACCAATGGAAGCCTGGGAAGTTTGAGGCTTGCGGCGAGCGTTGCATCTCGGGATAGAATAGGGAGCGCCTCCATCGGAGAAATTCGCTTCGAATCTCAAATAAGCGAGGATTTTCTCTTGGAAAAAGGGAACAGATACCCACTGGAAATAATCCATATTCAAGGTTTGGAAGCTGATTTTGTGGAATTACATTGGATCCGTCCTGGGAAGCATTATTTGGAGCTTATTACATCGGAATATATTTCGCATTCGACTAATTTTCGACAAACATCCAAGTTTAACGAGGCAAAGAATGAAGCCAGCCAACCTGTTGCTTTTAAGACGACAAATTTCTATCTTGTAGCATTCCTAACGGAAGGAATAGTAAAGCGCACCCTTCCGGTTTGTGACAACGTTCTCCCGATCTCAACTGGACTCAAAACAGCCCATACCATCCCGGATGTCGAGGAAGTTACCGTAGTAACGAACGCAGAAGACGCGAATTGGAGAGAAAGCAAGGAAGCCAAAAAGATTGTTGATCTTTTCATGGAGGGACTCGAGAGAATTTTTCCCAA AAAATATACCATTACAAGACTTTTTAACCTTGCGCGTTTCCAGCGAATCGATGCTAACGACTCAGGTCTGTATATTTTGGAACTCGAGTTGGCTGGTGATGGACTGGACTATACTGAAAGAGTAATTGAATACGTTTACTTGAAAAACGATAAAGATGAGAAAGCGCCTGGAGAAGTCTCCCAGCTTTGTTATCCGAAGGTCCTGGGTTGGAGCAAAGAAGCTTTCCTTCATTTGATCGTAGCTGTGAATCATGAAGGTCAGCGGTTACATCGATTCCTAGAAAAACTTCAAAGAATTTTCGAGGAAAACCTTGAGGTAGACTTTCGCCTGGTAGTCGTGCATTCTGGGAAATCAGGAATAGATATTGAGAGCATTCTTAAGGAGAGCTTGTTACAGAACTATATTGTTTACGAGTTAGAAGGAGAATTCTCCTGGGCTCGTGCTATTAATCATGGAATTAAATCAATACAAGATCCGACACATGTTGTCCTCACTGCTGAAGTTCACATGGACTTACCAGCCTCTATTTTTGAAGATTGCCGGAAG CACTCCATTGCGGGAGAGATGATATATGCGCCTGTCTTGTATGCTCTCGATTGCGGAGCATACCCCGATAATCCAAAGGGATCGTGGGATAGTCATGGATACCAAATGATTGGCATGTATAAGTGGGACTGGGATAGGATTGGAG GACTCAATGAACGCACGACGAATCAGCAAGCAGCCTGGGACCTAGTGAGCCGCAGGTGTTCTCTCGGATTGCGCCTGGCACGAGTTAAAGGCAGAAACCTGTTCCGTCTTTTTTATTCTGAGTCACGTGATTCTAATGGACCATCCAAAGTCTAA
- the LOC137983467 gene encoding endothelin-converting enzyme homolog: MESRNQIRIFTITGQNILQVLAILNVIFLVLVSGAYLPPEAEHVSFRRKSLVEVNSLQETVLQDTKQNKSVKPQICQSASCKAIAKLIQEVRDEKVDPCDNFYEYACGNWIKNNSVPPGHLQFSRITQLSKNNERIMKETLITDESEDSDTIKKVKNFYRSCLNLTQIDDLGSRPLLDYINNLGSWSLDDKWNPKEWNFYDVLAGVQRDYPIDVFFSVNVIQDPVKAKRSDKKKYIILIDQAKLNLPQIIYFTSPKILREVWKYMSVITSLSGVSYDDSKNAMRKLLGFEAHLALYWVPKLSKKYVRIPIEKLADALPEFPWLEHLQKVLSRPDLSKKDMVIVLANDYLQNMIDLLRKTDKKILSTYIIWRAIKDSVPLLSKRYRVVHQMFKKRLLGSKSNKTREETCFSYTNNILGPMLGAVFIRNAFSPESKEKVEVMMEGIIKAFKDRVSGVGWIDNQTVTAVREKADAAVYKVGYPEYLWNDTAFSLRYSMLNITADRWFKNVLNTDKFSNYQTYTKLGKPVDRHQWITVPQLVNAFYVITKNEIVVPAGILQPPFFYANDIPRSLSYGAIGHVLGHELTHGFDTTGRKFDKNGELIEKRTCWSEPAIKTFQERAKCLVEQFSKYKVLNKFHISGSKTLGENIADLGGVNLAYHAYNEFNENKGPEQVLPELNMNSKELFFIGYAQKECTRTTPAAEFLSVTEDVHALTKYRVIGTLSNFQEFSDVFNCSVGSYMNPKKKCEVW, from the exons ATGGAGTCGAGGAATCAAATCAGAATTTTTACGATAACAGGGCAGAATATCCTACAGGTTTTAGCCAttttaaatgttatttttctcgTATTGGTGTCGGGTGCTTATTTACCGCCGGAAGCGGAACATGTTTCGTTTCGAAGGAAATCGCTGGTTGAAGTCAATTCTTTACAAGAAACTGTTTTACAggatacaaaacaaaacaaatctgTCAAACCGCAGATCTGCCAATCAGCGAGCTGCAAAGCCATTGCTAAGTTGATCCAAGAAGTACGGGATGAGAAAGTGGACCCGTGTGATAATTTTTACGAATATGCTTGTGGAAATTGGATAAAAAACAATTCTGTTCCACCCGGGCATCTACAGTTCTCCAGGATAACGCAGTTATCGAAAAACAATGAGCGTATAATGAAAGAAACTCTAATTACCGATGAATCAGAGGATTCGGATACCATTAAAAAAGTGAAGAACTTCTACCGTTCTTGTTTGAACCTCACGCAAATAGATGACTTAGGAAGTCGGCCCTTGTTGGATTACATAAATAATTTGGGTTCGTGGTCACTGGATGACAAATGGAACCCAAAGGAATGGAATTTCTACGATGTCTTGGCAGGTGTACAGAGAGATTATCCAATTGATGTGTTTTTCAGTGTGAATGTGATTCAAGACCCAGTTAAGGCGAAAAGAAGCGACAAGAAAAAGTATATTATTCTG ATTGATCAAGCCAAGCTGAATCTTCCTCAAATCATATACTTTACCAGCCCAAAG ATCCTACGCGAGGTCTGGAAATACATGTCTGTCATAACGAGTTTGTCAGGAGTGAGTTATGATGACTCAAAGAATGCAATGCGGAAGTTACTAGGTTTTGAGGCGCACTTAGCATTG TACTGGGTTCCTAAGCTGTCAAAGAAATATGTACGAATTCCAATTGAAAAGTTAGCAGATGCCCTTCCTGAG tttccGTGGCTGGAACACTTACAGAAGGTACTTTCCCGCCCAGACCTATCAAAAAAAGATATGGTCATAGTACTAGCTAACGATTACCTTCAAAATATGATCGATCTACTGCGCAAGACAGATAAGAA GATACTCTCCACGTACATTATATGGCGTGCTATCAAAGATTCAGTACCTCTTCTGTCAAAAAGATATCGAGTAGTTCACCAAATGTTCAAGAAAAGACTTCTTGGGAGCAAATCAAACAAGACACGAGAGGAAACATGCTTTAGCTACACTAATAACATCCTTGGGCCTATGTTAGGTGCTGTGTTCATAAGAAATGCGTTTTCACCAGAGAGCAAAGAAAAG GTCGAAGTAATGATGGAGGGAATAATCAAGGCTTTCAAAGACCGTGTATCCGGAGTGGGCTGGATCGACAATCAGACCGTGACAGCTGTTAGAGAAAAG GCGGATGCAGCTGTTTATAAAGTGGGTTATCCTGAATATCTTTGGAACGATACGGCATTTTCCCTGAGATATAGCATG ttaaaCATCACAGCCGATCGTTGGTTTAAAAATGTACTCAATACCGATAAATTTTCCAATTATCAAACGTATACCAAGTTGGGGAAACCAGTGGATAGACATCA GTGGATAACTGTGCCTCAATTAGTAAATGCATTTTATGTTATAACGAAGAACGAGATAG TTGTTCCTGCCGGAATCCTGCAGCCACCATTTTTTTATGCCAATGACATACCAAG GTCTTTGAGCTACGGCGCGATCGGTCACGTGCTTGGTCACGAGCTCACACACGGTTTTGACACGACAG GGCGAAAATTTGATAAAAACGGAGAATTAATTGAGAAACGTACCTGTTGGAGTGAGCCGGCGATTAAGACTTTCCAGGAGAGGGCTAAGTGTTTGGTTGAACAGTTCTCGAAATACAAAGTTCTCAACAAGTTCCAT ATAAGTGGATCGAAAACCCTTGGGGAGAACATCGCGGACTTGGGAGGAGTCAATCTCGCTTACCAT gCGTACAATGAATTCAACGAGAACAAAGGACCAGAGCAAGTTTTACCAGAACTGAATATGAACAGTAAAGAACTTTTTTTCATCGGTTACGCTCAG AAAGAATGCACTCGCACCACCCCAGCGGCGGAATTCTTATCAGTCACGGAAGATGTGCATGCCCTTACGAAGTACAG GGTTATTGGAACCTTGTCAAACTTTCAAGAGTTTTCCGATGTGTTCAATTGTTCTGTAGGATCTTACATGAACCCAAAAAAGAAATGTGAAGTCTGGTGA